The DNA segment AAAAATTTGTGCTGGTGTCTTCGGCCGATGTCTGCGGGGTGGTCAAAAAAAAGGATATGCCCCTTTCGCCCGATCATCCTCCCAAACCGGTTTCACCCTATGGTCTATCGAAGGCGGCCTGCGAGATGCTGGCCTGGCAGTATTTCAAAAAGCAGGATTTCCCGGCAGTCGTGATTCGCGCTTTCAACCACAGCGGACCCGGCCAGGAAAGAGGCTTCGTGATACCCGATTTCTGCAGTCAGATCGCCGCTTTGGAAAGAAAACGGGGTCCCAAAAAGATGCGTGTCGGCAACCTTAGTGCAAAGCGGGATATCTCCGATGTGCGCGATATCGTCGTCGGTTACCGTCTCGCTTTAGAATGTGGAAAGCCGGGAAAAACCTACAACCTGTGCGCTGGCAGGGCGTACCGTATCGAAACCCTGTTGAAGAAACTTTTGAGGTTTGCTGACGCGGATATTCAAGTTGAAACTGACCCGAAGCTGTCCCGGCCCTCCGAGGTGCCTGTCCTGACAGGAGATATTTCCAAGACAGAAAAGCAGTTAGGGTATAAATTAAATTATCAAATTGACGATACATTAAAAGACTGCCTGAATTATTATCGATCTTTTCAAGGAGGAACACATGGTCGAGCTTCAGGATAAAATCAAAGACAAAACCGCGCAGGTGGGTATCATCGGACTGGGCTATGTCGGCCTCCCGCTGGCGGTGGAATTCGCCCAGAAGGGCTTCAATGTCATCGGATTCGATATATCCAAGAAGAAGGTCAATTTGATCAATTCGGGCAAATCGGATATCGGCGATGTCGCCAGTGAATCCGTAAAGATTTTGATAGCCTCCAAGATGTTGTCCGCCACCGATGATTTCGCGCAACTCAAGAAATGTGACTGCGTGGCGATCTGTGTACCCACACCGCTTTCCAAGACCAAGGATCCGGATGTCAAGTACATACTCGACGCTGTCCAGGAGCTTCAGGAATTTCTGCATGAGGGGATGCTGGTGGTGCTGGAGTCGACGACCTATCCGGGTACCACGGAAGAGCTTATCCTGCCTTCACTGGAATCGACCGGACTCAAGGTCGGCAAGGATTTCTACCTGGCGTTTTCCCCTGAGAGAATCGATCCTGGCAACAAGCAGTATAAAACCACTAATACCGCCCGTGTGGTCGGAGGGGTGACCGCCAAGTGCCGCAAGGTGGCAAAGGAATTCTACGGCAGTATCGTCGATAATGTCCATGTGGTCAGCTCCACCAAGGGGGCCGAGATGGTCAAACTGCTGGAGAATACCTTCCGCTCGGTCAATATCGCCATGGTCAATGAGATGGCGGTCATGTGCGATCGTCTCGGGCTGGATGTGTGGGAGATAATTGATGCCGCGGCCACCAAGCCGTTCGGGTTCATGCCTTTCTATCCCGGTCCCGGGCTGGGCGGGCACTGTATCCCGATCGATCCGCATTACCTCTCATGGAAACTGAAATCGCTCAATTACTACGCCCGCTTCATAGAGCTGGCGGGAGAGATCAACTCGCAAATGCCGGAATATGTTGTTGACCGTGTGGCTTTGCAGTTGAACGAAAACGGTATCCCGCTCAAAGGCACAAAGGTGTTGATTCTGGGTGTGACATACAAGAAAGATATCTCGGATGTGCGCGAGTCGCCGGCCCTGGATGTGATCCGGCTTTTGCAAAAGCGTGA comes from the Candidatus Zixiibacteriota bacterium genome and includes:
- a CDS encoding NAD-dependent epimerase/dehydratase family protein, translating into MRVFVTGVSGFAGSFLAREMLEKGHDVSGTYLPQESLDRIDTLKKDLGLYSLDLTKPKILNTILKKENPEYIVHLAAQSSVGRSFKYPQETYDINFYGTYHLIESALNNCDLQKFVLVSSADVCGVVKKKDMPLSPDHPPKPVSPYGLSKAACEMLAWQYFKKQDFPAVVIRAFNHSGPGQERGFVIPDFCSQIAALERKRGPKKMRVGNLSAKRDISDVRDIVVGYRLALECGKPGKTYNLCAGRAYRIETLLKKLLRFADADIQVETDPKLSRPSEVPVLTGDISKTEKQLGYKLNYQIDDTLKDCLNYYRSFQGGTHGRASG
- a CDS encoding nucleotide sugar dehydrogenase translates to MVELQDKIKDKTAQVGIIGLGYVGLPLAVEFAQKGFNVIGFDISKKKVNLINSGKSDIGDVASESVKILIASKMLSATDDFAQLKKCDCVAICVPTPLSKTKDPDVKYILDAVQELQEFLHEGMLVVLESTTYPGTTEELILPSLESTGLKVGKDFYLAFSPERIDPGNKQYKTTNTARVVGGVTAKCRKVAKEFYGSIVDNVHVVSSTKGAEMVKLLENTFRSVNIAMVNEMAVMCDRLGLDVWEIIDAAATKPFGFMPFYPGPGLGGHCIPIDPHYLSWKLKSLNYYARFIELAGEINSQMPEYVVDRVALQLNENGIPLKGTKVLILGVTYKKDISDVRESPALDVIRLLQKREAKVAYNDPYVPKLKFDSGADMQSVELTEELLQSAQMTIILTNHSDYDYKMIVEHSNLIFDTRNATGDIKGAKSKISKL